The region GGAGGTTTCTCCGCAACCCGGCGTCACCGCGGCGCCGAGACCCACGACGGTGAACTCCAGCCGGGTGAACGCCACCCACGGCGTCGAGAAGACCCCGCCGTGGGTGGACGTGGACAGCCCGATGATCCAGAGGGCCCTGTACGTCCTGATCGGCATCACCGTCATCGGGCTCCTCTACTTCCTCGTTCGAGCCGTGCGGTGAGAACCAGCAGCCCGCAGATTATAATCCACAAATCTGACAAATCATCCCACATATTTTCACATTGGTTGAAGCCGAATTACAGAGAAAGGTCTTTTTACAACGGGAAATAGTTTACATTATAATTTATAGTCGAAAATAAAACGGCaggattaaaaatataacatttttgaATAGAGTTTGGTGAAGCTTCTGCACTCATTGAGAATAATGGATCTACGATTGCCAAATTGGTCATTTTGAGTTTTTATGGCAcaaatgtggggggggggattatgcaaaatataaaataataaaattattacgTCATCAGTGTTACAGATTAATGATTGCtcctgtttttaaataatagaTTCTTGAAGCTACACCAAACATCATTCATAAAAGTGAGAATTTAACTCTCTCTTGAGTGTGAGGGGGCGTTTATGAGCgttaaataatgatttattcCATTTCCACTGTTTTGTTCCATGTGGCTTTAATTTCAAGCTGTTTTATAATCATTTTTGAGCTCTAAATTCTCTCAGCATCTCAAGCGTACAGCGAGAAGAATCGTGACAAAGCTTCTTTAAATATACCGTCACAATGACAAATATAAttacattaatacatttaaattatttattagaaGCTTTAAATCTCAGATTTATGGATGTTTGGTTTTGTCATAAAAAAATCTAACTACATCAGCTAAGGAACAGCTAATGCGTTAGCTGCTAACACACCAATCTGACAGTTTAACGTTTATTTTATTAGGCAGCAGCGCTCAGTCAACCGATCGTTATCTGATTTTCTGATCGTTTCCTGTCCCGTTTGATTGGCTGACAGGCTGAAGCGACCCGCCCACAGGAAGAAGTACGGCCTGCTGTCCAATTACGACGACTCGGTGGAGATGGAGGCGGTGGACAGCGAAGAGGACGACACGCTGTACGAAGCTCGCACCCTCCGCAGGTCAGAGGTCGACGGCTACCGTTAGCGCCCGCTACCGTTAGCGCTTCTTCTGGCCGCTTATAGTTTTATGATCAAAGTTTACGACCTGAAAACTGAACGCCAAATATCGATCAGGTAGCTGTTTCATGTGGACGCCTTTACTTGTCTGCTGATTGATCTGATCGGTTTTATCTGTGTCTGTTCAGATGAGGGCAGCctgcggtggcggcggcggccgatggATGGGACGAGTCACCTGTTTACCGTGGACGTAGGAGGTTATGGGTCGCAGGTTGAGGACTGCAGGGAGAACTTGTGAACCAAACAGTTTTGTGAAACCCGAGCGGCGCTTTGTGGATTGTTTTTAAAGTCGGGGGCTGTCTTGGGGCCAAATCTTCATCGTCTCTTCATCGTCAGTTTTAAGAGCGATTTCACgtgcctgttttgttttgttttttccttgaaCTTTTCTGCTTTGAGCTTCTGTAAACTGAGTGGACGACGGCCGATGAACCCGGAAAACCCTCAGGAGGGTTAAAGGTGGATGTGAACGCTCCTTTTACTGACTGCTGGGGGGGTTTTGGTGGGAgttgtggtggggggggtccatCATCCAATGAAATCCGTGCAGTTGTTCACATTTAAAGCCAAATCAATACAAATTCCTGattctgtgtgtttgagcaGACGCGTCtgtttcttttattgtgttttttactgGAGGACTGATTGAGTGTTATTTTTCTCTACGGACAAACTCTACggaaacattaattttatttcttatggcgaaaaataaaatatcttcaaGTTTTTATGTCGTTTTATGTTGTTGATTCAAAGATGACAGAAAACTGTTGAttgagataaaaataaaacggatccagactgacctgagatcagatgatgatgatgatgatctgatGATGTGATCCTCTTCCGCTGTGAGAGTCAGCGGGTCGTTTTTCCCACAGTCCAGTCTGTCAGGATCGCTGATCTCACGCCTCGGTTCTGACCGGAAGGTTACAGGTCAGGACGGGGCGTGGCCTATCACTGTAACCAGCCCATGATGAGATGCTGTGGAGCTGATAAGCatctgagccaatcagatgccccccccacacagagaCGACAACAACGGCAACAGGTcccaaagggggggggggcagagtttCAATTAGCGAGGATGGGTGTGATGAAGCTCGGATCCTGGTTCCCACCTCTGGGCTGCGTTATCAGGTCTAGAACACACAACGTTCAtagaataattataataaaagttTATACAATGACAACATTTATATAATACAACGTTTATAtaacaatattttcaatatAATATAACAATGCTTACATAACAATAACAATGTTTATATACTAATAACATATGTAACaacatttataatatttatataacaAAACGTTTATATAATACAACAATGTTTATATATCAATAACACTTGTAATAAAATTTTCATAATAACATTTATTATGATCAGGTGACGTTGATGcatctttacattttattttaatgtataaatattttattcacggTTTTTATCGATGCTTTAAACTTATATTTAAGTATTAATATTGTGTTTGGTGGtgttttttgtattgtattttagtTTGTGACAGTAAACATTGTGATTTATAGTGGGGGGGTTGAAGTACAGCTACTCAAGTGAAGCAACTTGATTTGTTTTCAAGTCGGTCCTTGTTAGACctgactgacctttgacccctctcACTTCAGATCAACCAGCCTGGGGGGAGGTGTTAACCACGCCCCTTTGCTAATTGAAACACGCCCCCTCTCTCCTCCGGGacctgttgctgttgttgtcagGAGccgtgtgattggctgagatCTTTATCACCACAGGCCACACCCCCTCCTGACAGTCTGTactctggggggaaaaaaacccgcTGGTGCTCAGACGGATGAAGAGGATCTTCATTATTTCAGTTCAGGTCCAAGTGAAGAataaactaacacacaaaagcattaaaaaggtttttttttattgatcagaAATGTTTatatatcagaaaaaaacaatcacttcTACAACAAACAtgagacacaaacaggaaaacaaatatttttcataataaaagcacCAAAAAGTTCTTTTAATATCAAAGAACCTGAATCTGGTTACTGGTTcttctgctgagtcagcagaacTTCTAATAATCAGAAGAAAAGCATGTCttctaaacaaaaacaaaaagcatgaatgaataataattaacGATATAAATGTGAATATCACATGACCTGGGCTGGTTCTTAAAGGACCATACGTCTGGTTCTgatggatgacatcacacctgtgATGCTGGTTCTAAACGCTGCTACTGAAGGTTCTCCAGAAGAGCTTCAAAGTCCGGATCCTCCATCGGATCCGAGTCTCCGcccaccaaccccccccagCTGGAGCTTGGCGACGGCGTCCCCCGATGCCCGTCATCCTGCTCCAGGCTCCCCGCTCTGCCCCGGGGAACCCCCCTGAGGTTCTGGTCCATCACCAGCCGGTCCAGGAAGTGGATGTAGCGGAGGGCGTGGCGAAGGATCTCGTTCTTGCTCAGCTTCCTGTCGGGGGGGTGAGTGGGGATGAGGCGGCGCAACTCGGCGAAGGCGCCGTTCACGTTCTGCTGCCGCCAGCGCTCACGACTGTTGGTGGAGATGCGACGGACGACCCGGGGGTGAGAACctgagggcgggggggggggggggggggagacagcgagagccaatcagagcactgCTATTGTTTTATTGGTTAGATTTTGAATCATGTGATTCATTATGAAGATAAATCCAAAGAGATGAGACTCTTACGGTCAGTGAGGGTCGGGTCAGAGGGacgcgttctgattggacgaccCGGATCGCtgcagggagacagacagacattccTTTAAGACTTtcaccttttgttttatttatttagttttatttaatatgCAGATTGAGGctcaaaaaacaaagattacagATCTATAAATGAAACCTGGAACCACTGAACTAAAAAGTAACAAGTATGTCGATGTTATCGATCAGTTATCGATCAGGAAagctaaatatatttttattttttatatttttttgttttgttgacatGACTACAAAGTCTCTtcaacagataaataaaaacggAAGTATTTCAGATTCGACGACTCGGTCCGGTTCGGTCAGCTGATGCCTCATCAAACATTTAAAGCTAAACACGGAGGTCAAAGTTTGTCTTCTTACCTGTTCAAGGTGCGGTAGAGAAGCGCGTGCTCGTGCAGCATGGCTCGTGCTCGTGCAGACAGGCTCGTGCTCGTGCTCGTGCTCGTCCGGTCCGGTCGGGCTGCGGCTGACGGTCTGGAGCGTCTCCGCGTCCCGTCGCTCTTTTTATACGCACCCCCCGCGTGTCGTGACGCgtcgtttccatggcaacccgTGATTTACCCCGACAGGCCCCATTAAAGCCAGACAGACCGGGATGGCCAGGAAGTGGCCCCCCAGGGACCCGCGGTCCCAGAGGCGGCGGAGCCCCCAGCCCCACGGAGGAGTCGTGTTTTCCGGcgtctcctcctcatcctcctcttcctcctccgtcaCGAagcggagcccccccccccccccccccccccaaccaactCCTCAGTCcaaggtggaggaagaggaggatgaaggggagggggaggaagagttTTATTTAACGTTCAGATACGCAATCAGTGAGGGAGGTGGGCACAGGAGCGGaccctcctccactcctccccccATGATATAATACgatgcgccctcgttcctcgcggttaacgcgttccagaaaccacacgcgattaacgaattccgcgacagaacgacaaactattttgtCTTATTATTCACGGTATTCTAAAcggttctgacccccccccccccacacactgatattaaaccaccttctatcacctttaaaacactcagactggttaaagcacttttgtgtctcacggacgTCCCTGTTGGGGGGCAGTCCAAGCTCCCCTGGTGgtcggggcgggggggggggctcagccGCCGACGGCTTCTCTCAGGCGCCCCGTGGGTCGACTCACACGCGACAGAACTCGTGTATTTGGTTTCTCTCACCTGTCCAGGTGAGCAGCAGGTGATGTCACTTCTCCATTACGACCCACGTGACCTGAGGCGTTCAGGGCTCCTTGGAAACGTTAGCATCTAACCCGTTCAACGTGAAGCTGACGCTAATTCAATCAGGTGTAGTGACCGGATCCGACCAGCAGGGGTCGCTGTGACGCTGCGATTCCTCTGCAGAGCTCGAGCTTCAGCGGATCACGTGTTGTTGTGGCGCTCGTGCGCGGAAATCAGattacaaacaggaaacagagcagccccccccccccgccatgcTTAATGCAGGGAGGGGGTCCTTCAGCATCAGCTTCACACTGATGATCCAGAGGCCCCTGAAGGCCCTGGCTCCAAAGTACCCATTTGGGAGCCAAGGGGTGGGGCCTAGACTGTGGGGACTGAAGCCAATAGGAATCCAGGACTCCTGCGGCGAGGCGGCTTTGATCAGTCATGTGATGTCTGGAGGAGGCGGAGTTTCCTGTCAGGAAGACGTCAACATGTTTAAACTGGTTTTACTGGGAGGTTGGAATTAAAATGAGgtccagaaaagaaaaaaaaattgttcattgaaaaaaataaataaaaaaataccaaatttaacctgaaaaacattttaatcaatggaggaagaggaaaaggaagtggAACATTTTTATTGGTGAATTTATCAAACACATATTCGTACACGTTTTCCCTCAGAAATGGTCGTCATAGTAAATTCAgtaaaagttgtttttcctGCTCATGCAGTAAAGAAAAAAGTTtcctgacagccaatcagatcaacGCCTTCGTTAGCGGGACATCCAATAAGAAAATatacaaagacatttttagttttagaaTAGAATATGCACATTTTGATGTAGAAAAACATTCTCTTCTTCAGAGATCCTCTAACCCGACGGGGAAGGAGGTCTCACTCTCTCACAAAAACCACCattagaacatttttttaaagtttttttttttcctttctcctgCTTAAACATTTCTTACGCCACGTAAAACCATCCAACCGTTTATTTATCAATAAAACCAGAAAGCACAGGACTACAAGGACCAGAATGCATTGTGACACAAGCAGGAACATaaaaagagggggaaaaaacagcaacaacaggaaCGACAACGCTCTGCTGACGGATTCAGATCTCAtctgaaatctttttttaaaaacaacacaaatgtaataaaaacaagtttttctctttttgtacagaagagaaaaaaaaatcagtttgtttGCACGTGCTACATCCTCTGTCCGTCCTCCATCACAGTGCCTTCATCGTATGTACtgcatttcccagcatgcccctGCTCGTCCACGCACAGGGACATGCtttgaagaaacaaacaaacaaacaaaaaaaaatctttgctgCTTTATCTCCAGAAAACAAGAAAGTCACTAAAAATTCAGCaccagtggggaaaaaaaggccaTTTTTGATTGGTTCGTTTTTGTTTGCGCAGAACATTCGTTTTACGATTTTAAGACAAAAGCAACACAATCTAGAAAAATGATATAGCCACGCCCCCTATGGCAGTAGAAGGCGGGGCTTGTGACTCCCACCGCTGCTGTTGGACTTGTCttcaatgccccccccccggatagaaaagtCTTTGGCAGGTTGAGACGGCGGGCGACAGGAAAGGGGAGCGCTTGATTTTGATTTCAGTTCCAGAACTGATGATCAACACAGTCACAGAAATCATCAGGGATGTAACCCGACACCTCATGATGCTACGTTAGCCCGTACCAACTAGCTTCAGTCTGTAACGCTACATTAGCTTATCCCAGCGCCGTAAAGCCGTAAAGCTAAGTTAACTCGTTTTGGCAGAGACGGTATTTTTTTGATGTTGTCGgacgtgatgacgtcacatcctgatgtcatcacatcctgatgatgtcatcacataaACACAGAGTGATGTAAGCGTAGTAATTATCACACGTCTGTTTCTGTGACTGTTCTGGAGCTTCTGGTTCTTTTGGGTcgtggcgatgatgatgatgatgatgatgatgatgacgatgacgatgatgaaacACCAGGAGCGCTTTTAGTTCGTTCACCTTCACGCCCCTTTTGAAGCGTGTCTCCCcctcagaggtcaggggtcaggagGTTTATTCCTCCCGTCCTCTGGTTTCCTGTTTGTCGTCTCAGATCCTCTCATGCTGGACTCAAAGTCCTATTGGTTGTTATTGACGATCACATCCAGACAGTTATTGATCGTTCTTCACTGATGAACGCAGCTCtgatttctgattctgattccgATTAAAGAAATCAGTGATTTTGTTTTCGTCTTTAAACTGGAACAGGAACCACTAGCTGCCctggaaagttaaaaaaaaaaaaaaaagttctctcaAATCCCTAAAATCCAAGAGAAAAGATGGTAAAACAATTAAAACGCTAATGTAGCACGTTAGCGtagcagcgccccctgctgtctGTTGTGATGTTGCGTCCACAGTGATTGAATATTACTGTCGGGTTGATGTTccagtttgaccccccccccccctaatgTGTCGGACTGATTTAGATGCTAAATAGCATGATTGCTAATCCAGATGGGTTAGCCCGCTAGCTGGGTTAGCTTTGGTTGAATACGATACGGTTTGTTTTGGCAACAAATCTCTAACGATCCACATGGAATCGGGGATCAACGGAACCAGCTATCATTCCAGGCTCCACCCCCTTCGTGACCGCCgactcctctgattggctgacttgCTGTGGTGTTGTTCAgatggaggtcaggggtcaaacgggttgttttgtttctttacagAATGGTGGCGATTGGTCCGACTCaacggagaggaggaggaggaggaggaggtgctacgaggtgaggaggaggaggatgaagaggaggacgagtgACATCACGGCCAGGACGGGGGGGCGCGTCAGGGCGGGGCTGCAGCCGCCGGTGGTGTCGTCCGTCAAGAACGGCTCCGGGGAGTCGTACACGGAATCATctgagagaggagaagaaaggtAAAAAAACGCGCTGacgtggtcacatgaccatcatGAAGCAGGAagttgatgcttttattttggaggaggaggaagaggaaggttaCGGCTTACTGGTCGGCTTGACGTAGATCTTGAGCTTCAGACATGCTTTCCCAGCCAGGTTTGGATGAGGAGACgctgagaaacaaacagaagtaggttgtaaacaaacacaacaacaataaacaacaacaacaaacaacaacaacaactccagACGCTGAATTTTACGAAGGATTTGAACGTCTCAGGTTCAGAGGAGACCTTTCTACTGTAAACctgcatctcacacacacacacacacacacacacacacacacacacacacacacacacacacacacacacacacacacacacacacacacacacacacacctattaaGTGTCATTTAACATAAACTGAGTCCCTGTTCGCTGCAATTGAGCCACAATTTGGGAAATTTCTCCCAGACCGAAATTATGTCTCGACAgaaaccccccgccccccccacccacacacacacacacacacacacccatcacactacgctctgtgtgtgtgtgtgtaagtagcAGTATTAGTGCTTAGTTGTAGCAGTGCTGGCACTCAGTACAGGGTGTAGTACTCACAGATGTAGTAGTACTGGCACTCAGTACAGGGTGTAGTACTCACAGATGTAGTAGTACTGGCAGTCAGTACAGGGTGTAGTACTCACAGATGTAGTAGTACTGGCACTCAGTACAGGGTGTAGTACTCACAGATGTAGTAGTACTGGCACTCAGTACAGGGTGTAGTACTCACAGATGTAGTAGTACTCGTGTCCGGGCCGGAACTCGAAGCCGAGGCTGAAGGGCGTGAACAGCTGGAACTTCTCGGAGAACTTGAGGGGCCCGTTGGGGCTCTGGGGCCGGTTGCACTCCCAGCGCTTGAACCCCCTCCGGTGGTGGTCGCAGGTAGTGAAGCCGTCGTAGTTCACCATGTACAACACGTAGCGCTCCAGGCGCTccgctggctccgccccctcgtAGTGCGGGCAGTAGATGTCCAGGTAGTCGTTGATCGCCACCTCCACCGTGTACTCGCCCCGCGAGAACCTGCAGAGGGGGCGGGGAAACCGGTGTTAACCAGCCGTTGAGGCTCTCTGATTGGATGTTTGTAAGTGAAATGCATCTTGGGAATCGTTGTCTCGCAATCAGTAACCTTTGTATCCTGAACCAATCGATGCAACGCATTAGTAGCTAGCTACCGTAACGCAGCTACTTAAATACTCCTGGTCAAAGGTCGGAGgtgttggctccgccccctgtgTCCTCACTCAGATtgcaataaagttttttgtgaCGGAAACggattaaaagtgtttttgtctCCACAGCTGCTGTAATTTATGACAGTCGAACCTCCTTATTAGAATAACGATCGATCGCAGAAAACAAACTAATCAAACTTCTTGTGTCTCTGAATATTCATGTTCAAACAACAACAGGCCCCCACGGGGGGGCcacggggggcggggcgggggggcgtCCAATCAGCACAgctaatttgtatttttctaatGAGGTTTGAACTGACGGATTTGGTTTCTGGGGGtccgtcctgattggctgggcAGTCCGGGTTAATCACGGCTCTGGAAGGGGTTCttatgggggggggttctttttttggggggggattcTTAAGGGGGGTTATTATGAGTTTACATACAGACGGATGAAAGCTAAAAACCACGTCCTCCAACAAAGTCAAGAAGAAGTCGGATTCAGGTCTGTCTTACCTGCACAGGTGAGTGCAACACATTAACCACATGTTAATAACACGTTAACGACACATTAATATTAAGTTAACCACAGTTAATAACACGTCAACTGCATGTTAACCACATGTTAACACATTACCCACATGTTAACCACCTTAACACGTTAACCACACATTAACCACAGTTAATAACTTATTAACTGCATGTTAACCACATGttaacactttaatcacatgttAATGACACATTAATCACATGTTAATGTGTTTATAACACGATAACATATGGCTATCGTGTTAACCACATGTTAATAACATGTTAACTGCATGTTAACCACATGTTAATAACACATTAACCATACATTAACCACACGTTAACCACATGTTATTAACACATTAACCACACCTTAATAACATGGTAACCACACGTAACCATGCGTTAATAAAACACTAACCACATGCTAATAACACGTTAATAACACGTTAACCAGATAGCTTTCATAACTTTAAAAGAACCTGAGATGCTGAGTCAGGTAAATGTTacagtgatgtcattgttttgtttttacccaATCATTGTGAGGATCCGGATCGGCACCAGGACCCGGACCTCAGACCCCCCCGAACCCCCTCACCTTTGCCTAACATTCCATCTGAGCTGCGACGGGTCTGAGCCTCACGGCGGACCCGTCACACACACCGACCGACTCGGACAGGGTTAAacggtgatgaagatgaagttgatgatgaggatggtgaGGGGGGGGCCCCGGGGCCGACCGCCTCCTCCCTCCATTAGAGCGATGAGTTACGACGTGAGAGCTGGTGAGACAGAGTTCACGAACGCACCACCTGCTCTCTCAGCTGTTAGCGTCACCCAATCCTTCAGCTAACTGAGTTAGCGTGCACATTGCTAATGGCGTTAAAGAAGACGGAGAGGGCGCGGCGGAGGAGACACGCCCATCAGGACGGCTCTCATCCAGCAAGATGTTTCCTGCTGATCAAATCCACCTCCCAAACGCCCATCAGGAGGACGCGGCGATGCTGCATTCAGGCCACGTGGGAATAATCATCGCTCTGAGTTAGAGACCGAAAGTAACAAACTCTGTAGGGGAGCTGGAAGTGTTTTAATGCATTAGGATAACTCGATCAGACAGAGGTCCATCTGGAGCAGAAACAACGCAaagaggagggggcggagccaagcTCTTTATTAGCGTTGTTTAATTTAATACCAGATGGGATTCTGGGTCGCTAACATCCACGAGCAATCTGATGTAGACACGAGTCAGACCTCACCTCCCTAAtgcactgatgttgtatccatccgccaacacgtggtaaagaacgagatatggtctcactgatgttgtatccatccgccaacacgtggtaaagaacgagatacggtctcactgatgttgtatccatccgccaacacacggtaaagaacatgatacggtctcactgaagtatccacccaccaacacgtggtaaagaacgagttacaac is a window of Antennarius striatus isolate MH-2024 chromosome 7, ASM4005453v1, whole genome shotgun sequence DNA encoding:
- the LOC137599073 gene encoding T-cell acute lymphocytic leukemia protein 1 homolog produces the protein MLHEHALLYRTLNSDPGRPIRTRPSDPTLTDRSHPRVVRRISTNSRERWRQQNVNGAFAELRRLIPTHPPDRKLSKNEILRHALRYIHFLDRLVMDQNLRGVPRGRAGSLEQDDGHRGTPSPSSSWGGLVGGDSDPMEDPDFEALLENLQ
- the LOC137598992 gene encoding ephrin-A2 translates to MFGGTRRAAHPRSERPGRPPLLLLLGLLLRCCSAVTDDRLVSDRYAVYWNSSNPRFSRGEYTVEVAINDYLDIYCPHYEGAEPAERLERYVLYMVNYDGFTTCDHHRRGFKRWECNRPQSPNGPLKFSEKFQLFTPFSLGFEFRPGHEYYYISSPHPNLAGKACLKLKIYVKPTNDSVYDSPEPFLTDDTTGGCSPALTRPPVLAVMSLVLLFILLLLTS
- the fam174c gene encoding protein FAM174C, with product MTFHGLLSAVLVPVCWLLVAAAEVSPQPGVTAAPRPTTVNSSRVNATHGVEKTPPWVDVDSPMIQRALYVLIGITVIGLLYFLVRAVRLKRPAHRKKYGLLSNYDDSVEMEAVDSEEDDTLYEARTLRR